In the Pseudolabrys taiwanensis genome, one interval contains:
- a CDS encoding potassium transporter Kup, which produces MSHTNAAAADAPIAGVDGADPVKHNFWALTLGSIGVVYGDIGTSPLYALRESVVAATSGGGPANEPVILGILSLIIWALLLVVTVKYVIILLRADNNGEGGTLALMALASRSLGRVSGTVILLGIISGALFYGDAIITPALSVLSAVEGLKVATPTFEHYVVPITILILVGLFSVQSRGTAKVAAFFGPIMVVWFVVIAVAGLWHIVKNPMVLYAFNPYYGIYFLIHHGIIAFFTLGAVFLCVTGCEALYADLGHFGRTPIRFAWLVMVLPALALNYLGQGALVLADAKAIENPFFLLFPEWALLPMVVLATIATVIASQAVISGAYSLTRQAIQLGLLPRFEIRHTSATLAGQIFMPRVNVLLLAGVLLLVGIFRSSSALASAYGIAVTGTMVVTAMMAFIVIWKVWRWSAVAAAALIAPFLFIDFTFLVANMLKIIEGGWMPLALGALVMVVMYTWRRGSRLLIQKTRRQEIPLSTLVASLEKKMPHTVPGTAVFLTSDPEFAPTALLHSLKHYKVLHEKNVILTIETADTPRIDPAERVRIEPVGETFLRVTLRFGFMETPNVPKALAIARKLGWQFDIMSTSFFLSRRLLKPAAKSSMPRWQDRLFIGLTRSANDATDYFQIPTGRVVEVGTQVTI; this is translated from the coding sequence ATGTCCCATACCAATGCAGCCGCTGCGGACGCGCCCATCGCCGGCGTCGATGGGGCCGACCCGGTAAAGCACAATTTTTGGGCTTTGACCCTCGGTAGCATCGGTGTCGTGTACGGGGACATCGGTACCAGCCCCCTCTATGCGTTACGCGAATCGGTCGTCGCCGCTACCAGCGGTGGCGGGCCGGCCAACGAGCCAGTGATCCTCGGCATCCTCTCATTGATCATCTGGGCGCTGCTGCTGGTGGTGACGGTCAAGTACGTCATCATTCTTTTGCGCGCGGACAATAACGGCGAGGGCGGTACGCTTGCATTGATGGCGCTCGCCTCGCGCTCGCTCGGGCGCGTGAGCGGCACCGTCATTCTGCTCGGCATCATCAGCGGCGCGTTGTTCTATGGCGATGCAATCATCACGCCCGCCTTATCGGTGTTATCGGCGGTGGAGGGCCTCAAGGTCGCGACGCCAACCTTTGAGCACTATGTGGTGCCGATCACGATCCTGATCCTGGTCGGGCTGTTTTCGGTTCAGTCGCGCGGTACCGCCAAGGTGGCGGCATTCTTCGGCCCGATCATGGTGGTCTGGTTTGTCGTTATCGCGGTCGCCGGCTTGTGGCACATCGTGAAGAATCCGATGGTGCTTTATGCCTTCAATCCGTACTACGGTATCTACTTCCTAATTCATCACGGCATCATCGCATTCTTCACGCTGGGCGCCGTGTTCCTCTGCGTCACGGGCTGCGAGGCGCTATACGCCGATCTCGGCCATTTCGGCCGCACGCCGATCCGTTTCGCCTGGCTCGTCATGGTGCTGCCGGCGCTCGCTCTGAACTATCTCGGCCAAGGCGCACTGGTGCTCGCCGACGCGAAGGCGATCGAGAATCCGTTTTTCCTTTTGTTTCCCGAATGGGCGCTGCTGCCGATGGTGGTGCTGGCGACGATCGCGACGGTGATTGCGAGCCAGGCCGTCATCAGCGGCGCCTATTCGCTGACCCGTCAGGCCATTCAGCTTGGCCTGCTGCCGCGTTTCGAAATTCGCCACACGTCGGCGACGCTCGCGGGACAGATATTCATGCCGCGCGTCAACGTCCTGCTGCTGGCCGGCGTGTTGCTGCTGGTCGGCATCTTCCGTTCTTCGAGCGCGCTGGCGTCGGCCTACGGCATCGCCGTCACCGGCACGATGGTGGTGACCGCGATGATGGCTTTCATCGTCATCTGGAAGGTGTGGCGCTGGTCGGCGGTGGCGGCGGCGGCGCTGATCGCGCCGTTCTTGTTCATCGATTTCACGTTCCTCGTCGCCAACATGCTCAAGATCATCGAGGGCGGTTGGATGCCGCTGGCGCTCGGCGCGCTGGTGATGGTGGTGATGTATACGTGGCGCCGTGGCAGCCGCCTGTTAATTCAGAAGACGCGGCGCCAGGAAATTCCGCTGTCGACTTTGGTCGCGAGCCTGGAAAAGAAGATGCCGCACACGGTGCCGGGAACGGCGGTGTTCCTGACGAGCGATCCCGAGTTCGCGCCGACCGCGCTGCTGCACAGTCTCAAGCACTACAAGGTGCTGCACGAGAAGAACGTCATTCTCACGATCGAGACGGCGGACACGCCGCGTATCGATCCGGCCGAGCGCGTGCGCATCGAGCCGGTCGGCGAGACCTTCTTGCGCGTGACCTTGCGCTTCGGCTTCATGGAGACGCCGAACGTGCCGAAGGCGCTGGCGATCGCGCGTAAGCTCGGCTGGCAATTCGACATCATGTCGACGTCATTCTTCCTGTCGCGGCGCCTGCTCAAGCCGGCCGCCAAGTCGAGCATGCCGCGCTGGCAGGACCGGCTCTTCATTGGCCTCACGCGCTCCGCCAACGACGCCACCGATTACTTCCAGATTCCCACCGGCCGCGTGGTCGAAGTCGGCACGCAGGTCACGATCTGA
- a CDS encoding MarR family winged helix-turn-helix transcriptional regulator, which produces MSTKASGRPLTDADYERLAEFRYLLRRFLLFSEGAAEEAGLTAQQHQALLAIKGFGQKKTMTTGDLAERLGIRPHSAVGLIDRLLSNALVKRQTGSEDRRQVLLTLTPKAEKLLAQLSAAHRDELERLAPLLQTLLTHFKPKA; this is translated from the coding sequence ATGAGCACCAAGGCGTCAGGCCGCCCCCTCACCGACGCCGACTACGAGCGGCTGGCGGAGTTCCGCTATCTGCTGCGCCGCTTTCTGCTCTTCAGCGAAGGCGCAGCCGAAGAAGCCGGGCTCACCGCCCAGCAGCATCAAGCACTGCTGGCGATCAAGGGCTTCGGTCAGAAGAAAACGATGACCACCGGCGACCTCGCCGAGCGGCTGGGCATCCGGCCTCACAGCGCGGTCGGACTGATCGACCGTCTCTTGTCGAATGCGCTGGTGAAACGGCAGACGGGCTCAGAGGACCGGCGGCAGGTATTGCTGACGTTGACGCCGAAGGCCGAGAAACTGCTGGCACAGCTGTCGGCCGCACACCGGGACGAACTCGAACGGCTGGCGCCGCTGCTGCAAACGCTGCTGACGCACTTCAAGCCGAAGGCGTGA
- a CDS encoding chloride channel protein translates to MPSDVSPDRSTRSPVGPQETGGRSVQDRLRDFSTDRRLFLLVGMALIVGCAGAAAAWALYHLIALATNIAYYGRFSTAPASPPDHGLGWLSVLIPVTGCIIIGLMARFGSEKIRGHGIPEAMEAILIGRSRIQPRVALLKPLSSAISIGTGGPFGAEGPIIMTGGAFGSLFAQLFHLTSAERKTLLVAGAAAGMSATFGTPVAAMLLAVELLLFEWKPRSFVPVAIASIIAAALRPYLLGGGVLFPMAESAEFVPLALGCAAVLGVVAGLASGLLTQMVYACEDAFQRLPIHWMWWPALGGVVIGVGGMIEPRALGVGYDNIAALLNGQMSTVEIVRLIAVKAIIWSVALGSGTSGGVLAPLLMMGGALGALFGGIVPFGDGGTWALIGMAAIMGGTMRSPLTAIVFALELTHNVDALVPVTVACVLAHATTVLLLRRSILTEKVARRGHHVMREYVVDPFEMMRVSDIMARPVETLPADMPVADVVTFFTSDDMATRHKSYPIIDADRRLVGMVSRSDVLRWTVEGWGTGQVLREAIGEQDVTVGYEDELVGRLADRMAALDASRVPILRRSDNAVVGLVARRDLLRVRAQGVRHETEREILLRLRRGPAEQGDLAARGGQKSDARPAVSG, encoded by the coding sequence ATGCCGAGCGACGTTTCCCCTGATCGTTCAACACGCTCCCCGGTTGGGCCGCAGGAAACAGGCGGCCGGTCGGTCCAGGATCGTTTGCGGGATTTCAGCACGGATCGGCGTCTCTTTCTGCTGGTCGGGATGGCATTGATCGTCGGCTGCGCCGGCGCCGCGGCCGCCTGGGCGCTGTATCATCTGATCGCGCTTGCCACTAATATCGCCTATTACGGCCGTTTCAGCACGGCCCCGGCGTCCCCACCGGATCACGGGCTCGGCTGGCTCTCGGTGCTGATCCCGGTGACGGGCTGTATCATCATTGGCCTGATGGCGCGCTTCGGCTCGGAGAAGATCCGCGGCCACGGCATCCCCGAAGCCATGGAAGCGATCCTGATCGGCCGCAGCCGCATTCAGCCGCGCGTCGCGTTGCTCAAGCCGCTGTCGTCCGCGATATCGATCGGCACCGGCGGCCCGTTCGGCGCGGAAGGGCCGATCATCATGACCGGCGGTGCCTTCGGCTCGCTGTTCGCGCAGCTGTTTCATCTCACGAGCGCGGAGCGCAAGACGCTACTCGTCGCCGGCGCGGCGGCAGGCATGAGCGCGACCTTCGGCACACCGGTCGCGGCGATGCTGCTCGCGGTCGAGCTTCTGTTGTTCGAATGGAAGCCGCGCAGCTTCGTGCCCGTTGCCATCGCGTCCATCATCGCGGCGGCGCTCAGGCCTTATCTGCTTGGCGGCGGCGTTTTGTTTCCGATGGCCGAGAGCGCGGAGTTCGTTCCCCTGGCGCTCGGCTGCGCCGCTGTCCTCGGCGTGGTGGCCGGGCTCGCCTCCGGTCTCCTGACTCAAATGGTCTACGCTTGCGAAGATGCGTTTCAGCGCCTGCCGATCCATTGGATGTGGTGGCCCGCCCTCGGCGGCGTCGTTATTGGCGTCGGCGGCATGATCGAGCCGCGCGCCCTCGGCGTCGGCTATGACAATATTGCCGCGCTTCTCAACGGGCAGATGTCGACCGTGGAGATTGTGCGGTTGATCGCCGTGAAGGCCATCATCTGGTCGGTCGCGCTCGGCTCCGGCACGTCGGGAGGCGTATTGGCGCCGCTGTTGATGATGGGCGGCGCGCTCGGAGCGCTGTTCGGCGGCATCGTGCCGTTCGGTGACGGCGGCACGTGGGCGCTGATCGGTATGGCCGCGATCATGGGTGGCACGATGCGTTCGCCGCTGACGGCTATCGTCTTTGCGCTCGAGCTCACGCACAATGTCGATGCGCTCGTTCCCGTGACCGTGGCTTGCGTGTTGGCGCATGCGACGACGGTGCTGCTGTTGCGCCGCTCGATCCTGACCGAAAAGGTGGCGCGCCGCGGCCATCACGTGATGCGCGAGTATGTGGTCGATCCCTTCGAGATGATGCGGGTCTCCGACATCATGGCGCGGCCGGTCGAAACGCTACCGGCCGACATGCCGGTCGCCGACGTCGTCACGTTCTTCACGTCCGACGATATGGCGACACGCCACAAGAGCTATCCGATCATCGACGCCGACCGCCGGCTTGTCGGCATGGTTTCGCGCTCCGACGTACTGCGCTGGACGGTCGAAGGTTGGGGTACGGGCCAAGTGTTGCGCGAGGCGATCGGCGAGCAGGACGTGACCGTGGGCTACGAGGACGAATTGGTCGGCCGTCTGGCCGACCGCATGGCGGCCCTGGACGCGAGCCGGGTTCCGATCCTGCGACGGAGTGACAATGCCGTGGTCGGCCTCGTCGCACGCCGTGACTTGCTGCGCGTCCGCGCGCAGGGCGTGCGGCACGAGACCGAACGCGAAATCCTGCTCAGGCTGCGGCGTGGCCCGGCAGAGCAGGGGGATCTGGCTGCGAGAGGCGGCCAAAAGTCTGATGCCAGACCGGCCGTTTCCGGCTAG
- a CDS encoding rhodanese-like domain-containing protein has product MADEMARANEVTNLTPAEVAAGVEAGRILLVDVREPNETAVERYPEAVIVPLSTFDPATIPDPQGRQVVFACRSGRRSMTASLAAQDAGYPYKAHLAGGILGWKAAGMPTRTG; this is encoded by the coding sequence ATGGCCGATGAAATGGCCCGAGCCAACGAAGTCACCAATCTGACCCCGGCGGAAGTCGCGGCCGGCGTCGAGGCGGGTCGCATCCTGCTCGTCGACGTCCGCGAGCCGAACGAAACCGCCGTCGAGCGCTACCCCGAGGCGGTGATCGTGCCGCTGTCGACGTTTGACCCCGCGACCATTCCTGATCCGCAAGGCCGTCAGGTCGTTTTCGCGTGCCGGTCTGGCCGACGCTCCATGACGGCGTCGCTCGCCGCCCAGGACGCCGGCTATCCCTATAAGGCGCACCTTGCCGGCGGCATCCTTGGCTGGAAGGCCGCCGGGATGCCGACGCGTACCGGCTAA
- a CDS encoding outer membrane protein, producing MRRSAAMWVSVAFVAFSSVLSTAIAADLRAPVYKAPPLLTPVPVFSWTGFYIGGHIGYGWSRFSADGDARTAKGFLGGAQAGFNYQIGQFVLGVEGEYSWANVKVDETLFAGTLTLKNDYFATAAGRLGYAFDRLLLFGKVGAAWTRDKWDANDGFGGTATATSNRTGWLFGAGLEYAFWENVSVKVEYNYLTFPSVTPSFATAGGLTVDGSSGVKLNTQVVKLGLNYRFGL from the coding sequence ATGCGCCGATCCGCAGCAATGTGGGTATCGGTTGCGTTTGTAGCGTTCTCGTCAGTCCTTTCCACCGCCATCGCAGCCGACTTGCGCGCACCGGTCTACAAGGCGCCGCCGCTTCTCACGCCCGTTCCGGTTTTCAGCTGGACCGGTTTCTATATCGGCGGACACATCGGCTACGGCTGGAGCCGCTTCAGCGCCGATGGTGACGCGCGCACGGCCAAAGGATTCCTCGGCGGCGCGCAGGCCGGCTTCAACTATCAGATCGGCCAGTTCGTGCTTGGCGTCGAAGGCGAATACTCATGGGCCAACGTCAAAGTCGACGAGACTTTGTTCGCCGGCACACTGACGCTCAAGAACGACTATTTCGCCACCGCTGCGGGCCGCCTCGGCTATGCCTTCGACCGGCTTCTGCTCTTCGGCAAAGTCGGCGCAGCATGGACCCGCGACAAGTGGGACGCCAACGACGGTTTCGGCGGCACCGCCACGGCCACCTCTAACCGCACCGGATGGCTCTTCGGCGCGGGCCTCGAATATGCCTTCTGGGAGAACGTCTCGGTGAAGGTGGAATACAATTATCTGACGTTTCCGTCCGTCACACCGAGCTTCGCCACCGCCGGCGGGCTCACCGTCGACGGTTCGTCAGGCGTCAAGCTCAACACCCAAGTGGTCAAGCTTGGCCTGAACTATCGCTTCGGGCTTTAG
- a CDS encoding polyamine ABC transporter substrate-binding protein codes for MRRAFFAALFVLVAGLMPAGAQAQRTVNVYNWSDYIDPTVLEDFTKETGINVQYDTFDANETLETKLLAGKSGYDVVVPTAYFLERQIKAGVFQKLDKNKLPNLTNVWPEIAKRLASYDPDNQYAVNYMWGTTGIGYNVKAIKARLGEGAVIDSWDAVFKPEELAKLKDCGIHMLDSPDDILPAALQYLGLNPNSTDQKDIEKAAELMLKIRPSVRKFHSSEYLNALASGEICLVVGWSGDIKQSQKRAAEAKNGVEIAYAIPKQGAQMWFDNFAIPKDAAHVDEAYAFINYLLKPEVAAKNSNLVSYANGNLASQKFIDKAVLDDRSVYPDDATMAKLYTVSARDQKTQRLINRLWTKIKTGR; via the coding sequence ATGCGCCGCGCATTCTTTGCCGCTTTGTTCGTCCTCGTGGCCGGGCTGATGCCGGCCGGCGCTCAGGCGCAGCGCACGGTGAACGTCTACAACTGGTCGGACTACATCGATCCGACCGTCCTGGAGGACTTTACCAAGGAGACCGGCATCAATGTTCAGTACGACACCTTCGATGCCAATGAGACGCTGGAAACCAAACTGCTCGCCGGCAAGTCCGGTTACGACGTGGTGGTGCCGACGGCCTATTTCCTCGAGCGCCAGATCAAGGCCGGCGTATTCCAGAAGCTCGATAAGAACAAGCTGCCGAACCTGACGAATGTCTGGCCGGAAATCGCCAAACGATTGGCGAGCTACGATCCGGACAACCAATATGCCGTCAACTACATGTGGGGCACGACCGGCATCGGCTACAACGTCAAGGCGATAAAGGCGCGGCTCGGCGAAGGTGCGGTCATCGACAGCTGGGACGCGGTGTTCAAGCCGGAAGAGCTCGCGAAGCTGAAGGACTGCGGCATTCATATGCTCGATAGTCCCGACGACATCCTGCCGGCGGCACTGCAATATCTCGGTCTCAATCCTAACTCGACGGATCAGAAGGATATCGAGAAGGCGGCGGAGTTGATGTTGAAGATCCGCCCGTCGGTGCGGAAATTCCATTCCTCCGAGTATCTCAACGCGCTGGCGAGCGGGGAGATTTGTCTCGTCGTCGGCTGGTCCGGCGACATCAAGCAGTCGCAGAAGCGGGCGGCGGAAGCCAAGAACGGCGTCGAGATCGCCTATGCGATTCCGAAGCAGGGCGCGCAGATGTGGTTCGACAACTTCGCCATCCCGAAGGATGCCGCGCATGTCGACGAGGCCTATGCCTTCATCAACTATCTGCTAAAGCCTGAAGTCGCGGCGAAGAACTCGAACCTCGTTTCGTACGCCAATGGCAATCTTGCCAGCCAGAAGTTCATCGACAAGGCCGTGCTCGATGACAGAAGCGTTTATCCCGACGATGCGACGATGGCCAAGCTCTATACCGTGAGCGCGCGCGATCAGAAGACGCAGCGCCTGATCAATCGGCTGTGGACCAAGATCAAGACGGGGCGCTAA
- a CDS encoding lipid A biosynthesis lauroyl acyltransferase translates to MSTLKRKLRRGLKQTGDAVAGALAVGFLRALRGVNPDRMADIGGAVMRTIGPLFRENKIARDQLTAAFPEKTPAEIEKILAGTWDNIGHMGAEFAHLDRLWDFDADNPKKDGRIQLNDADIERFRTLLNDGKPALIFAAHLANWELPAICAATYKLDSAVLYRRPNIKRLNDWITETRSATMGELISTGLDAPMKISQALERGAHVGMLVDQYYVRGVEVTFFGRKTRANPLIARLAQHFDCPIHGTRIIRLPGNRFRAELTDEIQPVRDADGKVDIAGTMQQIITVIEGWVREYPEQWLWQHRRWRPEDDAPTS, encoded by the coding sequence ATGAGCACGCTGAAACGAAAGCTGCGGCGCGGCCTTAAGCAGACGGGCGATGCCGTCGCCGGTGCGCTGGCGGTCGGCTTCCTGCGCGCCTTGCGCGGCGTCAATCCGGACCGCATGGCCGATATCGGCGGCGCTGTCATGCGCACGATCGGCCCGCTGTTCCGCGAGAACAAGATCGCGCGCGATCAGCTCACCGCGGCCTTCCCCGAGAAAACGCCGGCCGAAATCGAGAAGATCCTCGCCGGCACCTGGGACAATATCGGCCACATGGGCGCCGAGTTCGCCCATCTCGACCGGCTCTGGGATTTCGATGCGGACAATCCGAAGAAGGACGGGCGCATCCAGCTCAACGACGCCGACATCGAGCGCTTCCGCACGCTGCTCAACGACGGCAAGCCGGCGCTCATCTTCGCCGCGCATCTCGCCAATTGGGAGTTGCCGGCGATCTGCGCCGCCACTTACAAGCTCGATAGCGCGGTGCTCTACCGCCGGCCGAACATCAAGCGGCTGAACGACTGGATTACCGAGACGCGCTCGGCGACCATGGGCGAGTTGATCTCGACTGGATTGGACGCGCCGATGAAGATTTCGCAGGCGCTCGAGCGCGGCGCGCATGTCGGCATGCTGGTCGATCAGTATTACGTGCGCGGCGTCGAAGTGACGTTCTTCGGTCGCAAGACGCGCGCCAATCCGCTGATCGCGCGTTTGGCGCAGCACTTCGACTGCCCGATCCACGGCACGCGCATCATCCGTCTGCCCGGCAACCGGTTCCGCGCCGAACTGACGGACGAGATCCAGCCGGTTCGCGATGCCGACGGCAAGGTCGATATCGCCGGCACCATGCAGCAGATCATCACCGTGATCGAAGGCTGGGTCCGCGAATATCCCGAGCAATGGCTGTGGCAGCACCGGCGTTGGCGCCCCGAGGATGATGCTCCAACGTCCTAG
- a CDS encoding zinc-binding dehydrogenase yields MRALQLIGDRKLELVDVPAPPAPAEGEVQVRIKAVGLNHLDVWGFRGMAFAKRKLPLVVGAEASGEIAAVGPGVTGFKPGQKVTMYGAMTCGHCAACREGRDNLCENVGGVFGFHIDGFARELMNMPARLVVPVPDGVSLRDAACAPIAFGTTEHMLFDNAKLKPGETILVHAAGSGIGSVAIKMAKALGCTVITTVGDDEKAEKAKALGADHVINYKKDRFEGVTRKLTAKKGVDVVFEHVGGEGFNGSLLVLKRGGRLVTCGSTAGPTVTINLMQLFQQQYKILGSFGCQIRNIRDSLSKMAAGMSAIIDSEFPLTEFEKGLARLEGRQVFGKVIINF; encoded by the coding sequence ATGCGCGCACTTCAGCTCATTGGCGATCGCAAGCTCGAGCTTGTCGACGTTCCGGCCCCGCCTGCCCCCGCGGAGGGCGAGGTACAGGTCCGCATCAAAGCGGTCGGCCTCAACCATCTCGACGTATGGGGCTTCCGCGGCATGGCTTTCGCCAAACGCAAGCTGCCGCTGGTCGTCGGCGCCGAAGCTTCCGGCGAGATCGCCGCGGTCGGTCCCGGCGTGACGGGCTTCAAGCCGGGCCAGAAGGTCACGATGTACGGCGCGATGACTTGCGGCCATTGCGCCGCGTGCCGCGAGGGCCGCGACAATCTCTGCGAAAACGTCGGCGGCGTATTCGGTTTCCACATCGACGGCTTCGCGCGCGAACTGATGAACATGCCGGCGCGGCTTGTCGTGCCCGTGCCGGACGGCGTGTCGCTGCGCGACGCCGCCTGCGCGCCGATCGCCTTCGGCACCACCGAGCACATGCTGTTCGACAACGCCAAGCTAAAGCCCGGCGAGACCATTCTGGTGCATGCGGCTGGCTCCGGCATCGGTTCGGTCGCGATCAAGATGGCCAAGGCGCTCGGCTGCACCGTGATCACCACTGTCGGCGACGACGAGAAGGCCGAGAAGGCCAAGGCGCTGGGGGCCGATCATGTCATCAACTACAAGAAAGACCGCTTCGAAGGCGTGACGCGCAAGCTCACCGCCAAGAAAGGCGTCGACGTCGTGTTCGAACATGTCGGCGGCGAAGGCTTCAACGGCTCGCTGCTGGTCCTCAAGCGCGGCGGCCGCCTCGTCACCTGCGGCTCCACCGCGGGCCCGACCGTCACCATCAATCTGATGCAGCTCTTCCAGCAGCAGTACAAGATCCTTGGATCGTTCGGCTGCCAGATCCGCAACATCCGCGACAGCCTGTCGAAAATGGCCGCCGGCATGAGCGCCATCATCGACTCCGAATTCCCGCTCACCGAGTTCGAGAAGGGTCTGGCGCGGCTGGAAGGCCGGCAGGTCTTCGGCAAGGTCATCATCAACTTCTAG
- a CDS encoding beta-ketoacyl-ACP synthase yields the protein MAAGKDKFGRPLVVVTGLGVVTSLGAGKTDNWAKLTAGESGIRAITRFPTDGLRTRIAGTIDFLDAQPCAASYSERFANLAAEEAVAQSGIGAQGDFPGPLFLAVAPIEMEWPQRFELSARAGANEKVTYSDLLRVSAQFPAYHERFLFGSVADHLAEKYGTRGTPISLSTACASGATAIQLGVEAIRRGETDAALCIGTDGSINPEAVIRFSLLSALSTQNDQPHKAARPFSKTRDGFVMAEGAGALVLESYDSAKARGAKILGVLEGCGEMTDAFHRTRSSPDGKPIIGCMNVALKDAGLTPDDIDYVNAHGTSTPENDKMEYLGCANVFGERLKTLPMSSNKSMIGHTLSAAGAVEAVFSILTLQNQRMPPTINYDTPDPAIPLDVVPNTARDAKLKHVISNSFGFGGQNVSLIMGLEPAA from the coding sequence ATGGCTGCTGGCAAGGACAAGTTTGGCCGTCCTCTCGTCGTGGTCACCGGCCTCGGCGTCGTCACCTCGCTCGGCGCCGGAAAGACCGACAACTGGGCCAAGCTTACCGCCGGCGAATCCGGCATCCGCGCCATCACCCGCTTCCCGACCGATGGCCTGCGGACACGCATAGCGGGCACCATTGATTTCCTCGACGCGCAGCCTTGCGCCGCGTCCTATTCGGAACGATTTGCTAATTTGGCGGCCGAAGAGGCCGTTGCGCAGTCCGGCATCGGCGCGCAGGGCGACTTTCCCGGGCCGCTCTTCCTCGCCGTCGCGCCGATCGAGATGGAATGGCCGCAGCGCTTCGAACTCAGCGCCCGCGCCGGCGCCAACGAGAAGGTCACCTACAGTGATCTCCTGCGGGTCAGCGCCCAGTTTCCAGCCTATCACGAGCGTTTCCTGTTCGGCTCCGTCGCCGATCACCTCGCGGAGAAGTACGGCACGCGCGGCACGCCGATCTCGCTGTCTACGGCCTGCGCCTCCGGCGCGACCGCGATCCAGCTTGGCGTCGAAGCGATCCGGCGCGGCGAGACCGATGCGGCGCTGTGCATCGGCACCGACGGCTCGATCAATCCGGAAGCGGTAATCCGCTTCTCGCTGCTGTCGGCCCTGTCAACGCAGAACGACCAGCCGCACAAGGCGGCGCGCCCCTTCTCCAAGACGCGCGACGGCTTCGTCATGGCGGAAGGCGCCGGTGCGCTGGTGCTGGAAAGCTACGACTCCGCCAAGGCGCGCGGCGCCAAGATCCTCGGCGTGCTCGAAGGCTGTGGCGAGATGACGGACGCGTTCCATCGCACGCGCTCGAGCCCGGACGGCAAGCCGATCATCGGCTGCATGAACGTTGCGTTGAAAGATGCCGGTCTGACGCCCGACGACATCGATTACGTCAACGCGCACGGCACCTCGACGCCGGAAAACGACAAGATGGAATATCTTGGCTGCGCCAACGTTTTCGGCGAACGCCTGAAGACGCTGCCGATGTCGTCCAACAAATCCATGATCGGCCACACGCTCTCGGCGGCCGGCGCGGTCGAAGCGGTGTTCTCGATCCTGACGCTGCAGAACCAACGTATGCCGCCCACGATCAACTACGACACGCCCGATCCGGCGATCCCGCTCGACGTCGTGCCGAACACGGCGCGTGACGCCAAGCTCAAGCACGTCATTTCCAACTCATTCGGCTTCGGCGGGCAAAACGTCTCGCTGATCATGGGGCTCGAGCCGGCGGCCTAA